One window of the Streptomyces sp. NBC_00259 genome contains the following:
- a CDS encoding DEAD/DEAH box helicase, whose product MTTTASHHLSPAFPGRAPWGTAGKLRAWQQGAMEKYIQEQPRDFLAVATPGAGKTTFALTLASWLLHHHVVQQITVVAPTEHLKKQWAAAAARIGIKLDPDYSAGPLSKEYDGVAVTYAGVGVRPMLHRNRSEQRKTLVILDEIHHAGDSKSWGEACLEAFEPATRRLALTGTPFRSDTNPIPFVTYEEGNDGIRRSSADYTYGYGNALGDGVVRPVIFLSYSGNMRWRTKAGDEIAARLGEPMTKDAISQAWRTALDPRGDWMPNVLRAADQRLTEVRKAIPDAGGLVIASDQDSARSYAKLIREITGTKATVVLSDDAGASKRIDEFSENEDRWMVAVRMVSEGVDVPRLSVGVYATTISTPLFFAQAVGRFVRSRRRGETASVFLPTIPMLLGFANEMEVERDHVLDRPKKEGEEDPYAESEKEMDEANKQEDEDTGEQDMLPFEALESDAVFDRVMYNGAEFGMQAHPGSEEEQDYLGIPGLLEPDQVQMLLQKRQARQIAHSRKKPDEEADLLELPAERRPVVSHKELLELRKQLNTMVGAYVHQSGKPHGVIHTELRRVCGGPPSAEATAGQIRERIKKVQEWATRMR is encoded by the coding sequence GTGACTACTACCGCCTCCCACCACCTCTCACCTGCCTTTCCCGGCCGGGCCCCCTGGGGTACGGCCGGCAAGCTGCGCGCCTGGCAGCAGGGCGCGATGGAGAAGTACATCCAGGAGCAGCCCCGTGACTTCCTCGCGGTCGCGACCCCCGGGGCCGGCAAGACGACGTTCGCGCTGACCCTCGCGTCCTGGCTGCTGCACCACCATGTCGTGCAGCAGATCACCGTGGTCGCGCCGACCGAGCATCTGAAGAAGCAGTGGGCCGCCGCGGCGGCGCGGATAGGCATCAAGCTGGATCCGGACTACAGCGCCGGTCCGCTGAGCAAGGAGTACGACGGCGTCGCCGTCACGTACGCCGGTGTCGGCGTACGTCCGATGCTGCACCGCAACCGCAGCGAGCAGCGCAAGACCCTCGTCATCCTCGACGAGATCCACCACGCCGGTGACTCCAAGTCGTGGGGCGAGGCGTGCCTGGAGGCGTTCGAACCGGCCACGCGTCGGCTCGCGCTCACCGGTACGCCCTTCCGCTCCGACACGAACCCCATCCCCTTCGTCACGTACGAGGAGGGCAACGACGGGATCCGGCGGTCCTCCGCCGACTACACGTACGGCTACGGGAACGCCCTCGGCGACGGCGTCGTCCGGCCCGTGATCTTCCTGTCCTACAGCGGCAACATGCGCTGGCGCACCAAGGCCGGGGACGAGATCGCCGCGCGGCTCGGCGAGCCGATGACCAAGGACGCGATCTCGCAGGCGTGGCGGACCGCGCTCGACCCGCGCGGCGACTGGATGCCGAACGTGCTGCGCGCCGCCGACCAGCGGCTGACCGAGGTCAGGAAGGCCATTCCGGACGCGGGCGGCCTCGTCATCGCCTCCGACCAGGACTCGGCGCGCTCGTACGCCAAGCTCATCCGGGAGATCACCGGCACGAAGGCGACCGTCGTGCTGTCCGACGACGCGGGCGCGTCGAAGCGGATCGACGAGTTCAGCGAGAACGAGGACCGCTGGATGGTCGCCGTCCGGATGGTGTCCGAAGGCGTCGACGTCCCGCGGCTCTCGGTGGGCGTGTACGCCACGACCATCTCGACGCCGCTCTTCTTCGCCCAGGCGGTGGGCCGTTTCGTACGGTCGAGGCGGCGCGGCGAGACCGCGTCCGTGTTCCTGCCGACGATCCCGATGCTGCTCGGCTTCGCGAACGAGATGGAGGTCGAGCGTGATCATGTGCTCGACCGGCCGAAGAAGGAGGGGGAGGAGGACCCCTACGCCGAGTCCGAGAAGGAGATGGACGAGGCGAACAAGCAGGAGGACGAGGACACCGGCGAACAGGACATGCTGCCCTTCGAGGCGCTGGAGTCCGACGCCGTCTTCGACCGGGTGATGTACAACGGCGCCGAGTTCGGCATGCAGGCGCACCCGGGCAGCGAGGAGGAGCAGGACTACCTCGGCATCCCCGGGCTGCTGGAACCGGACCAGGTGCAGATGCTCCTCCAGAAGCGGCAGGCGCGTCAGATCGCGCACAGCCGCAAGAAGCCGGACGAGGAGGCGGACCTGCTGGAGCTGCCCGCGGAGCGGCGTCCGGTGGTCTCGCACAAGGAGCTGCTGGAGCTGAGGAAGCAGCTGAACACGATGGTCGGCGCATACGTCCATCAGAGCGGCAAGCCGCACGGCGTGATCCACACCGAGCTGCGGCGCGTCTGCGGAGGGCCGCCGAGCGCGGAGGCGACGGCGGGGCAGATCCGGGAGCGGATCAAGAAGGTGCAGGAGTGGGCCACGCGCATGCGCTGA
- a CDS encoding type II toxin-antitoxin system death-on-curing family toxin: protein MTHQTTTQTRHLTVSEVTGIARIAFGGHPPELRAGGLLESAVHRPRSRMYGVAAYPDLYEQAGALLHAIAANHPFVDGNKRTAWLSTAVFLALNGSDPAGIDQDRAYDLVVSVAAGELTDPATIGAVLRTL, encoded by the coding sequence ATGACCCACCAGACCACCACCCAGACGCGTCATCTCACCGTGAGCGAGGTGACCGGCATCGCCCGGATCGCCTTCGGCGGTCATCCGCCGGAGCTGCGCGCGGGCGGTCTGCTGGAGTCCGCGGTGCACCGGCCGCGCTCGCGGATGTACGGAGTCGCCGCGTACCCGGACCTGTACGAGCAGGCCGGCGCGCTGCTGCACGCCATCGCCGCGAACCACCCGTTCGTCGACGGCAACAAGCGCACGGCCTGGCTGTCGACCGCCGTCTTCCTCGCCCTCAACGGCTCCGATCCCGCGGGCATCGACCAGGACCGGGCGTACGACCTGGTCGTCTCCGTGGCCGCGGGCGAGCTGACCGATCCGGCGACGATCGGGGCGGTGCTGCGCACGCTGTGA
- a CDS encoding MFS transporter, with the protein MAALDARDTDDTDDTAGRDADLDDRGGVLGRSHRALSIGIVSVVLLIAFEATAVGTAMPVAARELDGVPLYAFAFSAYFTTSLFGMVLSGQWADRSGPLGPLTAGITCFGAGLLLSGAATSMWQFIGGRAVQGLGGGLVIVALYVVVGRAYSERMRPTIMAAFAASWVVPSVVGPLASGTVTEQLGWRWVFIGIPALVVVPLALALPAIRQRASGPLDPAAPVAAFDRRRIRLALGISLGAGLLQYAGQDLRPLSLVPAMAGAALLVPSALGLLPPGTLRSARGLPSVVLLRGVAAGSFIAAESFVPLMLVTQRGLSPTLAGMSLAVGGATWALGSFVQSRPGVEPYRERLMVAGMVLVAAAIAAAPSVLIASVPVWIVAAAWGWGCFGMGLVISSTSVLLLKLSAPEAAGANSAALQISDGLSNVLLLAAGGAAFAALGGGAAGAHMAAGADGAHPAAFTAVFLPMAVVALLGAWVATRLHARRPA; encoded by the coding sequence ATGGCCGCCCTCGACGCACGCGACACCGATGACACCGATGACACCGCCGGCAGAGACGCCGACCTCGATGACCGAGGTGGTGTCCTCGGGCGCAGTCACCGTGCGCTCAGCATCGGGATCGTGTCCGTCGTGCTGCTGATCGCGTTCGAGGCGACCGCCGTCGGGACCGCGATGCCCGTGGCCGCGCGGGAGCTGGACGGGGTGCCGCTGTACGCGTTCGCCTTCTCCGCGTACTTCACCACCAGTCTGTTCGGGATGGTGCTGTCGGGGCAGTGGGCCGACCGCAGCGGGCCGCTCGGGCCGCTGACCGCCGGGATCACCTGCTTCGGGGCCGGGCTGCTGCTGTCCGGGGCCGCCACCTCGATGTGGCAGTTCATCGGCGGCCGGGCCGTCCAGGGGCTGGGCGGCGGGCTGGTGATCGTCGCGTTGTACGTCGTCGTCGGCCGGGCCTACTCGGAGCGGATGCGGCCGACGATCATGGCGGCGTTCGCCGCGAGCTGGGTGGTCCCGTCCGTCGTGGGGCCGCTCGCCTCCGGGACGGTCACCGAACAGCTCGGCTGGCGCTGGGTGTTCATCGGCATCCCGGCCCTGGTCGTCGTACCGCTCGCGCTCGCGCTGCCCGCGATACGGCAGCGGGCGTCCGGGCCGCTGGACCCGGCGGCGCCGGTCGCGGCGTTCGACCGGCGCAGGATCCGGCTGGCGCTCGGGATCTCGCTGGGCGCGGGCCTGCTGCAGTACGCGGGCCAGGACCTCAGGCCGCTGTCGCTGGTCCCGGCCATGGCGGGCGCCGCGCTCCTGGTGCCCTCCGCGCTCGGCCTGCTGCCGCCCGGGACGCTGCGTTCCGCGCGCGGGCTGCCGTCGGTGGTCCTGCTGCGCGGTGTGGCCGCCGGATCGTTCATCGCGGCCGAGTCCTTCGTACCGCTGATGCTGGTCACCCAGCGCGGGCTGTCGCCGACGCTCGCGGGAATGTCGCTCGCGGTGGGCGGGGCGACCTGGGCGCTGGGGTCGTTCGTCCAGTCCCGGCCGGGCGTGGAGCCGTACCGGGAGCGGCTGATGGTGGCCGGGATGGTGCTCGTGGCGGCGGCGATCGCGGCCGCGCCGAGCGTGCTGATCGCGTCCGTGCCGGTGTGGATCGTCGCCGCCGCATGGGGCTGGGGCTGCTTTGGCATGGGCCTGGTCATCTCGTCGACCAGTGTTCTGCTGCTGAAGCTGTCGGCACCCGAGGCGGCGGGCGCCAACTCCGCCGCCCTCCAGATCTCCGACGGCCTGTCGAACGTCCTCCTGCTGGCCGCGGGCGGCGCGGCCTTCGCGGCGCTCGGCGGCGGTGCGGCGGGCGCGCACATGGCGGCGGGCGCGGACGGTGCGCACCCGGCCGCCTTCACCGCCGTGTTCCTGCCCATGGCGGTCGTGGCGCTGCTCGGCGCGTGGGTCGCGACCCGCCTCCACGCCCGCCGTCCGGCGTAG
- a CDS encoding sensor histidine kinase has protein sequence MPRRPGLSARMKLTLSYAGFLAVAGALLLAVVWVFLLRYVPDNPRGLLGIAPNRYLLVRTFAPAAAVAMVCLLVFGVLGGWILAGRMLAPLTQITDAARMAGNGSLSHRIRMKGRQDEFRELSDAFDSMLRQLESHVAEQQRFAANASHELRTPLAISRTLLDVARKDPTRDRGELIERLHAVNTRAIDLTEALLLLSRGERGHFTRESVDLSLIAEEAAETLLPLAEQRRISLDVTGGAARTSGSAELLLRMVTNLVQNAVVHNLPAGGTVTVHTEAHGDTSVLRVENTGRRLPPELVPTLTEPFQRGTERVRTDEHAGVGLGLAIVHSIVRAHDGTLDLAPRPAGGLLVTVRLPVIPAARGRS, from the coding sequence GTGCCTAGACGCCCGGGGCTCAGCGCCCGCATGAAACTCACCCTCAGCTATGCCGGGTTCCTCGCCGTCGCCGGCGCTCTCCTGCTGGCCGTGGTGTGGGTGTTCCTGCTGCGCTACGTACCCGACAACCCCCGGGGCCTTCTCGGGATCGCGCCCAACCGCTACCTCCTGGTGCGCACCTTCGCCCCCGCCGCGGCCGTGGCGATGGTCTGCCTGCTCGTGTTCGGCGTCCTGGGAGGTTGGATCCTCGCCGGCCGGATGCTCGCACCCCTCACACAGATCACGGATGCGGCACGGATGGCCGGGAACGGGTCGCTGTCCCACCGGATCCGCATGAAGGGCCGCCAGGACGAATTCCGTGAACTCTCCGACGCGTTCGACTCGATGCTCCGACAACTCGAGTCCCACGTCGCCGAGCAGCAGAGGTTCGCCGCGAACGCCTCCCACGAACTGCGCACCCCGCTGGCGATCTCGCGCACCCTCCTCGACGTCGCCCGCAAGGACCCCACGCGGGACCGGGGCGAACTCATCGAACGCCTGCACGCTGTCAATACGCGGGCGATCGACCTCACCGAGGCCCTGCTGCTGCTCAGCCGCGGCGAGCGCGGACACTTCACCCGCGAGAGCGTCGACCTCTCCCTCATCGCCGAGGAAGCCGCCGAAACGCTGCTGCCCCTCGCCGAACAGCGCCGGATCTCGCTCGACGTCACCGGCGGGGCGGCCCGGACCAGCGGCTCCGCGGAGCTCCTGCTGCGGATGGTGACGAACCTCGTCCAGAACGCCGTCGTCCACAACCTCCCCGCCGGCGGCACCGTGACGGTCCACACCGAGGCGCACGGCGACACGAGCGTGCTGCGGGTCGAGAACACGGGCCGTCGGCTCCCACCGGAACTGGTCCCGACCCTCACCGAACCCTTCCAGCGCGGAACGGAACGCGTACGCACCGACGAGCACGCAGGCGTCGGCCTCGGCCTGGCCATCGTGCACAGCATCGTCCGCGCCCACGACGGGACCCTCGACCTCGCCCCCCGCCCCGCCGGCGGTCTCCTCGTCACGGTCCGGCTTCCCGTCATTCCCGCAGCGCGTGGTCGCAGCTGA
- a CDS encoding response regulator transcription factor, whose protein sequence is MRVLIVEDEPYLAEAVRDGLRLEAIAADIAGDGDSALELLSVHSYDLAVLDRDIPGPSGDEVARRIVASGSGMPILMLTAADRIDDKASGFGLGADDYLTKPFELRELVLRLRALDRRRAYARPPVREIAGLRLDPFRREVFRDGRYVALTRKQFAVLEVLVAAEGGVVSAEELLERAWDVNADPLTNAVRITVSALRKRLGEPWIIATVPGVGYRIDTGTDTTGLGTDTTGPARDTTDPGSTRA, encoded by the coding sequence ATGCGCGTACTGATCGTGGAGGACGAGCCCTACCTGGCCGAGGCCGTCCGTGACGGTCTGCGGCTGGAGGCGATCGCCGCCGACATCGCCGGTGACGGCGACTCCGCCCTGGAACTGCTCAGCGTCCACTCCTACGACCTCGCGGTCCTCGACCGCGACATCCCCGGTCCCTCCGGCGACGAGGTCGCCCGGCGCATCGTCGCCTCCGGCAGCGGCATGCCGATCCTCATGCTCACCGCCGCCGACCGGATCGACGACAAGGCTTCCGGGTTCGGGCTCGGCGCCGACGACTACCTCACCAAACCGTTCGAGCTGCGGGAGCTCGTCCTGCGGCTGAGGGCGCTCGACCGCAGACGCGCGTACGCCCGGCCCCCGGTCCGGGAGATCGCGGGCCTGCGGCTCGACCCCTTCCGCCGGGAGGTCTTCCGCGACGGACGCTACGTCGCGCTCACCCGCAAACAGTTCGCCGTGCTGGAAGTCCTCGTCGCCGCCGAGGGTGGGGTCGTCAGTGCCGAAGAGCTGCTGGAACGGGCCTGGGACGTGAACGCCGACCCCCTCACCAACGCCGTGCGCATCACCGTCTCCGCACTGCGCAAACGGCTCGGCGAGCCATGGATCATCGCGACGGTGCCCGGCGTCGGCTATCGGATCGACACCGGTACGGACACCACCGGCCTCGGCACGGACACCACCGGCCCCGCCAGGGACACCACCGACCCCGGCTCTACGCGTGCCTAG
- a CDS encoding VanZ family protein produces the protein MNHYASPSAPPRRTRRIVILGLAILGLASAVFVVRRPLMMSAPRCMAGRWHGCFDTFNGVVLMTLVALPLAVLVVWALARRRRAAGVTWAWRMSLAEVGMVHGTVPFVWMTMMPGAGAGTVPARLSLVPLRDLVTMGPLGIVGNLLVFAALGFFAPMRFRAAASVPRILALGAGCSVLVETAQYVLRLDRVSSVDDVLVNAAGAVLAALASRRWWRSTADAPSDRPRPAPAPAPAPAG, from the coding sequence ATGAACCACTACGCGTCCCCGTCGGCGCCGCCCCGCCGTACGCGCAGGATCGTGATCCTCGGCCTGGCGATCCTCGGCTTGGCGAGCGCCGTGTTCGTCGTGCGGCGGCCGCTCATGATGTCCGCTCCGAGGTGCATGGCCGGGCGGTGGCACGGCTGCTTCGACACGTTCAACGGTGTGGTGCTCATGACGCTGGTCGCGCTGCCGTTGGCCGTGCTGGTGGTGTGGGCTCTGGCGCGCCGTCGGCGTGCCGCCGGCGTCACATGGGCGTGGCGGATGTCGCTGGCCGAGGTGGGCATGGTCCACGGGACCGTGCCGTTCGTGTGGATGACCATGATGCCGGGCGCCGGGGCCGGTACCGTCCCCGCCCGGCTGAGCCTGGTGCCGCTGCGGGACCTGGTCACGATGGGGCCGCTCGGGATCGTCGGCAACCTGCTGGTCTTCGCGGCGCTGGGGTTCTTCGCCCCGATGCGCTTCCGGGCGGCGGCGTCCGTGCCGCGGATCCTGGCGCTCGGGGCGGGCTGCTCGGTCCTGGTCGAAACCGCACAGTACGTCCTGCGGCTGGACCGGGTGTCCTCCGTGGACGACGTACTGGTCAACGCCGCCGGCGCCGTCCTGGCCGCGCTGGCGTCGCGCCGCTGGTGGCGCAGTACGGCGGATGCGCCGTCGGACCGGCCGCGCCCCGCGCCGGCACCGGCACCGGCACCGGCAGGCTGA
- a CDS encoding DUF6571 family protein: MGSLTLTDLVEVDLGKLGTAVADWKKAADNLKKLASSADSGMYAKSERARWRGDNATVTRDFVRKTKKEFADAQAQAQTTYQLLEDAHTELVGIQKKVQTAVGTDAANLGCRIEDIGGGAVRWFFPRVRGDSGDRTDAEKGAAQALADRVTGLIGHATEIDASVSRALGKSHGNDPNNFGHTNYDSLDAAQEERAAELAQKSLKLYKEGKELSEEELKELRTILRYNADDQPFATKLYRDLGPEGALRFQAQISLDGTAEGGTQLQLARSIQDSMGVALATAQPKLGDEYTQELMKLGRSNLDLEMLGNRIEPKGYQVLGTLLRHGTYEKDFLDKVGNDMIAYEREMDGGAWSRPDGSYAGMEGFGLNADATGGGGWDPLTGLLEAYGRNPDASTAFLQANVAGPGERMTNLDYLMGMGSDGKGEGARTWIPDATSPMTAGEDKVFGKDALGHALEAATTGMPFDHGPVSPHPEHTPERLAIMEKVVNSLAGDPKLMDDKMADSMGRMAGEYMPEINNTLRQGDTFADLYGHPQNFDAMATVEFLDVLGRNPESYAEATLGAENYSATLMNDVVKHPDRFSGTPAVNLQNVAYGTGTVEGILGGARHDEIVTAGQLSDKDYNEQLQKRADMFNSVFGSTVGLATERVPVAGEIINGVTEMVVGEVVEGAERNTAAQTADDAGKSSFDSRRNATEQALNGLSVAGSPAGVNDRDLRGTVHTQTEAGYDHGEQMHREAKDFYQRKPPE; encoded by the coding sequence GTGGGCAGCCTCACTCTCACAGACCTCGTCGAGGTCGATCTCGGCAAGCTGGGCACGGCCGTCGCGGACTGGAAGAAGGCCGCCGACAACCTCAAGAAGCTGGCGAGCAGCGCAGACAGCGGCATGTACGCCAAGTCGGAGCGTGCGCGCTGGCGCGGTGACAACGCCACGGTGACCCGTGACTTCGTCCGCAAGACGAAGAAGGAGTTCGCCGACGCGCAGGCGCAGGCCCAGACGACGTACCAGCTTCTTGAGGACGCCCACACCGAACTCGTCGGCATCCAGAAGAAGGTGCAGACCGCGGTCGGCACGGACGCGGCCAATCTCGGCTGCCGGATCGAGGACATCGGCGGCGGAGCCGTCCGCTGGTTCTTCCCGCGCGTACGGGGCGACTCCGGCGACCGCACTGACGCAGAGAAGGGCGCGGCCCAGGCCCTGGCCGACCGCGTGACCGGGCTGATCGGGCACGCGACGGAGATCGACGCCTCCGTGTCGCGGGCGCTCGGCAAGTCGCACGGCAACGACCCGAACAACTTCGGGCACACGAACTACGACTCGCTCGACGCGGCCCAGGAGGAGCGCGCCGCCGAACTCGCCCAGAAGAGCCTGAAGCTCTACAAGGAGGGCAAGGAACTGTCGGAGGAGGAGCTCAAGGAGCTCCGCACGATCCTCAGGTACAACGCCGACGACCAGCCCTTCGCCACCAAGCTCTACCGCGACCTCGGCCCCGAGGGCGCCCTCAGGTTCCAGGCTCAGATCTCCCTCGACGGCACCGCCGAGGGCGGCACACAGCTCCAGCTCGCGCGCAGCATCCAGGACAGCATGGGCGTCGCCCTCGCCACCGCGCAGCCGAAGCTCGGCGACGAGTACACCCAGGAGCTGATGAAGCTGGGGCGCAGCAACCTCGACCTGGAGATGCTGGGCAACCGCATCGAGCCCAAGGGCTACCAGGTCCTCGGCACCCTGCTGCGCCACGGCACGTACGAGAAGGACTTTCTCGACAAGGTCGGCAACGACATGATCGCGTACGAGCGGGAGATGGACGGCGGCGCCTGGTCCCGCCCGGACGGCAGCTACGCGGGCATGGAGGGCTTCGGCCTCAACGCCGACGCGACCGGCGGAGGCGGCTGGGATCCGCTCACGGGCCTCCTGGAGGCGTACGGCCGCAACCCCGACGCCTCCACCGCCTTCCTGCAGGCGAACGTCGCGGGCCCCGGCGAGCGCATGACCAACCTCGACTACCTGATGGGCATGGGCTCCGACGGCAAGGGCGAGGGCGCCCGCACCTGGATCCCCGACGCGACCTCACCGATGACCGCGGGCGAGGACAAGGTGTTCGGCAAGGACGCGCTCGGGCACGCGCTGGAGGCGGCGACGACGGGCATGCCGTTCGACCACGGACCGGTCTCCCCGCACCCGGAGCACACGCCGGAGCGCCTGGCCATCATGGAGAAGGTGGTCAACTCGCTGGCGGGGGACCCCAAGCTGATGGACGACAAGATGGCCGACAGCATGGGGCGCATGGCGGGCGAGTACATGCCGGAGATCAACAACACGCTGCGGCAGGGCGATACCTTCGCGGACCTGTACGGGCATCCGCAGAATTTCGACGCCATGGCGACCGTCGAGTTCCTGGACGTGCTGGGCCGGAACCCGGAGTCGTACGCAGAGGCGACCCTCGGGGCGGAGAACTATTCGGCGACATTGATGAACGACGTCGTGAAGCACCCGGACAGGTTCTCCGGCACGCCGGCCGTGAACCTGCAGAACGTCGCCTACGGCACGGGAACCGTCGAAGGCATCCTGGGCGGCGCGCGGCACGACGAGATCGTCACTGCCGGGCAGTTGAGCGACAAGGACTACAACGAACAGCTGCAGAAGCGTGCCGACATGTTCAACTCGGTCTTCGGCTCGACGGTCGGCCTGGCCACCGAGCGGGTTCCCGTGGCGGGGGAGATCATCAACGGCGTCACCGAGATGGTGGTCGGCGAGGTGGTCGAGGGGGCGGAGCGCAACACCGCGGCCCAGACGGCGGACGACGCCGGCAAGTCGTCGTTCGACAGCCGGCGGAACGCCACCGAGCAGGCGCTCAACGGCCTGTCCGTGGCCGGTAGCCCGGCAGGTGTCAACGATAGGGATCTGCGCGGGACTGTGCACACTCAGACCGAGGCGGGCTACGACCACGGCGAACAGATGCACAGAGAAGCGAAAGACTTCTACCAGCGCAAACCTCCGGAGTAG
- a CDS encoding xanthine dehydrogenase family protein molybdopterin-binding subunit: MSNDAAIAAPAVDGPQQELPAHGLGASLPPADARAKTEGTFPYASDLWAEGLLWAAILRSPHPHARITAIDTSAAAEMPGVRAVITHADVPGDAAYGRRIADRPVFASDVVRHHGEAIAAVAADHPDTARLAAAAISVEYEVLEPVTDPEKAFAAEPLHPDGNLIRHIPLSFGDPEASGETVVEGLYRIGRQDPAPIGAEAGLAVPRPDGGVELYTASTDPHTDRDLAAACFGLDQERVKVVVTGVPGATGDREDPGFQIPLGLLALKTGCPVKLAATREESFLGHAHRHPTLLRYRHHADAEGKLVKVEAQILLDAGAYADASSESLAAAVAFACGPYVVPHAFIEGWAVRTNNPPSGHVRGEGALQVCAAYEAQMDKLAAKLGLDPTEIRLRNVLATGDILPTGQTVTCPAPVAELLQAVRDFPLPTLPMDTPEEAWLLPGGPEGAGEPGAVRRGVGYALGMVHMLGAEGADEVSTATVKVQDGIATVICAAVETGQGFATLARQIVQETLGIDEVHVASVDTDQPPAGPAAHGRHTWVSGGAVERAAKMVRTQLLQPLAHKFGMSTELLQITDGKITSYDGVLSTTVTEAMDGKELWATAQCRPHPTEPLDDHGQGDAFVGLAFCAIRAVVDVDIELGSVRVVEMAVAQDVGRVLNPAQLATRIEAGVTQGVGAALTENLRTARGLVRHPDLTGYALPTALDAPDVRIVKLIEERDVVAPFGAKAASAVPVVTSPAAVASAVRAATGRPVNRLPIRPQAAVASSA, from the coding sequence GTGAGCAACGACGCGGCCATCGCGGCCCCGGCGGTCGACGGTCCCCAGCAGGAACTGCCCGCTCACGGCCTCGGTGCATCCCTTCCCCCGGCCGACGCCCGCGCCAAGACCGAGGGCACCTTCCCGTACGCCTCGGACCTCTGGGCCGAGGGGCTGCTGTGGGCGGCGATCCTGCGCTCCCCGCACCCTCATGCCCGTATCACGGCGATCGACACCTCCGCCGCGGCCGAGATGCCCGGCGTACGGGCCGTCATCACCCACGCCGACGTGCCGGGCGACGCCGCCTACGGGCGCCGGATCGCCGACCGCCCCGTCTTCGCCTCCGACGTCGTGCGCCACCACGGGGAGGCCATCGCGGCGGTCGCCGCGGACCACCCGGACACGGCCCGGCTCGCCGCGGCGGCGATCTCGGTCGAGTACGAGGTCCTCGAACCGGTCACCGACCCCGAGAAGGCCTTCGCCGCCGAGCCGCTCCACCCCGACGGCAATCTGATCCGCCACATCCCGCTGAGCTTCGGCGACCCGGAGGCGAGCGGAGAGACCGTCGTCGAGGGGCTCTACCGCATCGGCCGCCAGGACCCGGCGCCCATCGGCGCCGAGGCCGGCCTCGCCGTGCCGCGCCCCGACGGCGGCGTCGAGCTCTACACCGCCTCCACCGACCCGCACACCGACCGCGACCTGGCCGCCGCCTGCTTCGGCCTGGACCAGGAACGCGTCAAGGTCGTCGTCACCGGCGTCCCCGGCGCGACCGGCGACCGCGAGGACCCGGGCTTCCAGATCCCGCTCGGCCTGCTGGCCCTGAAGACCGGCTGCCCGGTCAAGCTCGCCGCCACCCGCGAGGAGTCCTTCCTCGGCCACGCCCACCGCCACCCCACCCTGCTGCGCTACCGCCACCACGCGGACGCCGAGGGCAAGCTGGTCAAGGTGGAGGCGCAGATCCTGCTGGACGCGGGCGCGTACGCCGACGCCTCCTCAGAGTCCCTCGCCGCCGCCGTCGCCTTCGCCTGCGGCCCGTACGTCGTCCCCCACGCCTTCATCGAGGGCTGGGCCGTCCGCACCAACAACCCGCCCTCCGGCCATGTGCGCGGAGAGGGGGCGCTGCAGGTGTGCGCGGCGTACGAGGCCCAGATGGACAAGCTGGCCGCGAAACTGGGTCTGGACCCCACGGAGATCCGTCTCCGCAACGTCCTCGCGACCGGCGACATCCTCCCCACCGGCCAGACCGTGACCTGCCCCGCCCCGGTCGCCGAACTCCTCCAGGCCGTCCGCGACTTCCCGCTGCCCACGCTGCCGATGGACACCCCCGAGGAGGCCTGGCTGCTGCCCGGCGGACCCGAGGGCGCCGGCGAGCCCGGCGCGGTGCGGCGCGGCGTCGGCTACGCCCTCGGCATGGTCCACATGCTCGGCGCGGAAGGCGCCGACGAGGTCTCCACGGCCACCGTGAAGGTCCAGGACGGCATCGCCACGGTCATCTGCGCGGCCGTCGAGACCGGACAGGGCTTCGCCACCCTGGCCCGCCAGATCGTGCAGGAGACCCTCGGCATCGACGAGGTCCACGTCGCCTCCGTCGACACCGACCAGCCCCCGGCCGGCCCGGCCGCCCACGGCCGGCACACCTGGGTCTCCGGCGGCGCGGTCGAGCGCGCGGCCAAGATGGTCCGCACCCAGCTCCTGCAGCCCCTGGCCCACAAGTTCGGCATGTCCACCGAACTGCTCCAGATCACCGACGGCAAGATCACGTCGTACGACGGCGTCCTCTCCACGACGGTCACCGAGGCCATGGACGGCAAGGAACTCTGGGCCACCGCCCAGTGCCGCCCCCACCCCACCGAGCCCCTCGACGACCACGGCCAGGGCGACGCCTTCGTCGGCCTCGCCTTCTGCGCGATCCGCGCGGTCGTCGACGTCGACATCGAACTCGGCTCCGTACGCGTCGTCGAGATGGCCGTGGCCCAGGACGTCGGCCGCGTCCTCAACCCCGCCCAGCTCGCCACCCGCATCGAAGCGGGCGTCACCCAGGGCGTCGGCGCCGCCCTCACCGAGAACCTCCGCACCGCCCGCGGCCTCGTCCGCCACCCCGACCTCACGGGCTACGCCCTGCCGACGGCCCTCGACGCCCCGGACGTCCGCATCGTCAAGCTCATCGAGGAACGTGACGTGGTGGCCCCCTTCGGCGCCAAGGCCGCCAGCGCGGTCCCGGTCGTCACCTCCCCGGCCGCCGTCGCCTCCGCGGTCCGCGCGGCAACGGGCCGCCCGGTCAACCGCCTCCCGATCCGGCCCCAGGCGGCGGTGGCCTCCTCCGCCTGA